Proteins found in one Vagococcus carniphilus genomic segment:
- the coaD gene encoding pantetheine-phosphate adenylyltransferase — protein sequence MSHKKIALFPGSFDPFTNGHLNTVERASKLFDEVVIGIFTNTTKKPLFSPEEKRDLAAESVAHIENVRVVTQSEGLTINIAKELGANFLIRGVRNGQDYEYEKNIAFMNKQMDPEIETVFLLADESFSNISSSMIKEIAKFDGNVSSFVPENVNKALKVKYGQDE from the coding sequence ATGAGTCATAAGAAAATTGCTCTTTTTCCAGGTAGCTTTGATCCTTTTACTAACGGTCATTTAAATACAGTTGAAAGAGCTAGTAAATTGTTTGATGAAGTAGTAATAGGTATCTTTACAAATACGACTAAAAAACCTCTTTTTTCTCCAGAAGAAAAAAGAGATTTAGCAGCTGAAAGTGTGGCACATATTGAAAATGTACGCGTAGTAACGCAATCAGAAGGCCTAACAATTAATATCGCAAAAGAATTAGGTGCTAATTTTTTAATTCGTGGGGTAAGAAATGGCCAAGATTATGAATATGAAAAGAATATCGCTTTTATGAATAAACAAATGGATCCAGAAATTGAAACAGTCTTTTTACTTGCTGATGAATCATTTAGCAATATCAGCTCGAGCATGATTAAAGAAATTGCAAAATTTGATGGTAATGTTTCCTCTTTTGTTCCAGAAAATGTCAATAAAGCATTGAAAGTAAAATACGGTCAGGATGAGTAG
- a CDS encoding SepM family pheromone-processing serine protease translates to MKFKNDKRFKSFIVTIIVAILLVTVIPIPYYVEKPGTSENLRDYVSVDGKRDKFDGSFMLTTVAVQQATIASLISGHLNHTNDVISKKEMMGTNSGKEYEEMQHYHMETSQNIATKVALDLAKKPYKVDYKGIYVMSIDEHSNFENKLRVGDTIVKVDNQKIERTEDLTKYIKTKKVDDSVKITYEQDGKTKETKGDLIKLPETKKAGIGITLVDHTEIDTKEEINFSTESIGGPSAGLMFTLELYSLITGKDLRNGQDIAGTGTIDSEGVVGRIGGIDKKVIAADHEGADIFFAPNDEIDPEIKKKNPDVKTNYEEAVESAKKNHLEVKIVPVKTVNDAIKYLEKGK, encoded by the coding sequence ATGAAATTTAAAAATGATAAACGATTTAAATCGTTTATAGTGACCATAATTGTTGCTATTTTATTAGTGACAGTTATTCCAATACCTTATTATGTTGAAAAACCTGGTACTTCAGAAAATTTAAGAGACTATGTCTCTGTTGATGGGAAAAGAGACAAATTTGATGGCTCTTTCATGCTTACCACTGTCGCAGTTCAACAAGCGACAATAGCTTCTTTAATTAGTGGTCATTTGAATCATACGAATGATGTCATCAGCAAAAAAGAAATGATGGGAACTAACAGTGGAAAAGAATATGAAGAGATGCAACACTATCATATGGAAACGTCACAAAATATAGCGACTAAAGTTGCTTTAGATCTAGCTAAAAAACCATACAAAGTTGATTATAAAGGTATTTATGTCATGTCAATTGATGAACATTCTAATTTTGAAAATAAATTAAGAGTGGGAGATACTATTGTAAAGGTTGATAATCAAAAAATTGAGAGAACTGAAGATTTAACGAAATACATCAAAACTAAAAAAGTAGATGATTCAGTTAAAATAACTTATGAACAAGATGGTAAAACTAAGGAAACTAAAGGAGACCTGATTAAATTACCTGAAACTAAAAAAGCAGGAATCGGAATTACTCTAGTTGACCACACTGAAATTGATACAAAAGAAGAGATTAATTTTTCAACTGAATCAATTGGAGGTCCTTCTGCAGGCCTAATGTTTACTTTAGAGTTATATAGCTTGATAACCGGAAAAGATTTAAGAAACGGTCAAGATATCGCTGGCACCGGAACAATAGATTCTGAAGGCGTTGTTGGCAGAATAGGTGGAATCGATAAGAAAGTTATCGCAGCGGACCATGAAGGAGCTGATATCTTTTTTGCTCCTAATGATGAAATTGATCCTGAAATAAAGAAAAAGAATCCTGATGTTAAAACAAATTATGAAGAAGCTGTAGAATCAGCTAAAAAGAATCATTTAGAAGTTAAAATTGTACCAGTCAAAACGGTAAATGATGCCATTAAATATTTAGAAAAAGGAAAGTAA
- a CDS encoding helix-hairpin-helix domain-containing protein — MAYFKKYLKKETMLFIGVSLIILIGVKCLIFNQETKATTFVEDDVTVSSQSDLKETEEEKNDGKMYVDIKGAVRMPGMYEVSSDMRVLNVIDMAGGLKEKADDKQINFSQKLEDQMIIYIPLEGEEIPEAINNQNTSKESLGGKGSEEAGKVNLNQAEKDELMTLNGVGEKKAEKIIEYREENGSFKSIDDLKNVNGIGEKTFESLKESITI, encoded by the coding sequence ATGGCATATTTTAAAAAATACTTAAAAAAAGAAACCATGTTGTTCATAGGTGTAAGTTTGATTATTTTGATAGGTGTGAAATGTCTTATTTTTAATCAAGAGACAAAGGCTACGACGTTTGTTGAGGATGATGTAACAGTTTCTAGTCAAAGTGATCTGAAAGAAACTGAAGAAGAAAAGAATGACGGAAAAATGTATGTTGATATTAAAGGTGCAGTGAGAATGCCCGGTATGTATGAAGTTTCTTCAGATATGAGAGTTTTAAATGTAATTGATATGGCTGGTGGTTTAAAAGAAAAAGCTGATGATAAACAAATAAATTTTTCTCAAAAATTAGAGGATCAAATGATTATTTACATTCCTTTAGAAGGAGAGGAAATACCAGAAGCTATTAATAATCAAAATACTTCTAAGGAAAGTTTAGGAGGAAAAGGAAGCGAAGAGGCTGGAAAGGTTAATTTAAATCAAGCAGAAAAAGACGAGTTAATGACACTAAATGGAGTTGGGGAGAAAAAGGCAGAAAAAATTATCGAGTATCGGGAAGAAAATGGCTCTTTTAAATCTATTGACGATTTAAAAAATGTGAATGGAATTGGTGAGAAAACATTTGAAAGTTTGAAGGAATCAATTACAATATAA
- a CDS encoding ComE operon protein 2 encodes MEFERIPWDQYFMGQSLLLSLRSTCTRLAVGATIVRDKRIIAGGYNGSVSGDVHCIDEGCYLVDGHCVRTIHAEMNAILQCAKFGVETDNSEIYVTHFPCLQCTKMILQAGIKKIHYLKDYRNDEYAIRLIEQAGASVHQVKLSNKYFKSLEFVNGTDFYSEEE; translated from the coding sequence ATGGAATTTGAAAGAATCCCTTGGGATCAATATTTTATGGGACAGAGTCTTCTGTTATCTTTAAGAAGTACTTGTACAAGACTTGCAGTAGGTGCAACGATTGTCCGTGATAAAAGAATCATTGCAGGAGGTTATAATGGCTCAGTGAGCGGGGATGTTCATTGTATTGATGAAGGTTGCTATTTAGTGGATGGACATTGTGTGAGGACTATTCATGCTGAAATGAACGCCATTTTACAGTGTGCAAAATTTGGTGTTGAAACAGATAACTCGGAAATTTATGTGACACATTTTCCATGTTTACAGTGCACGAAAATGATTCTTCAAGCAGGAATTAAAAAAATTCATTACTTAAAAGATTACCGTAATGATGAATATGCAATTCGTTTGATTGAACAGGCGGGCGCTTCTGTTCATCAAGTAAAACTTTCAAATAAATATTTCAAATCGTTAGAGTTTGTTAATGGGACTGATTTCTACTCTGAAGAAGAGTAG
- a CDS encoding DNA internalization-related competence protein ComEC/Rec2, producing the protein MTCCLLVSSLFFFHLFESKEKNAVSENTELKVYPDTIKLDGDLLSFKAKDSSTRQTMLVKYRLQDEKEKAYFSSNWRTLVIQGEFEEQEVEGVRNLNGFDYAHYLEITNISKQIKLIHIQSMKQEKIPWYQLNWKLKELRRACIVHNQKQFGLLTQNYMNSLLFGFQDNTPENYQQTWKKLGVAHLFSLSGMHIYFFLTLFDYILLRLSICRDKVFKLNLLFTFILVSLTGMGPGMVRAGLQHVIKRLNQRFEWILSPLDCWSLALFINCLFSPYVLLTVGGQLTYYLTFLIIVILPIIEKIENVFYQGIFFNMLLSTLSLPLIWYYFYEWNLLSFIVNLILGPVLFIVIMPLLLLSFLTSFVLINNHFIWLEKILILFQSIGNKTNELTLFKQVVGKLPFWLLIMLILSQIFILIEWEKRNSWLNRKIIVLGSLTLLVPFSKYLNPFGTLAIVDIGQGDSIFLQLPFHQGNYLLDTGGVLGFEVEEWQKRSDKRSADYTVIPYLKSMGVKELDTVFISHAHEDHFGDLDRIGESIDVKSICYGPGSYEQSNFRKCLALSQFKRTRKKAITNQDRWQKHGINLNCLYPTETGDGQNNDSLVMMLTIKEKRILLTGDLEKEGENDLMNQEDINLKADILKAGHHGSNTSSQPDFLEKISPKIAIISCGKNNRYNHPSKETLDNFGEISTKVYRTDLNGMIYFKWSLFSNYFSEAFVMK; encoded by the coding sequence TTGACTTGTTGTTTACTAGTCAGTTCTCTCTTCTTTTTTCATCTATTTGAAAGCAAAGAAAAAAATGCAGTATCAGAAAATACTGAGTTAAAAGTTTACCCAGATACAATAAAGTTAGATGGGGATTTACTGAGTTTTAAAGCGAAAGATTCCAGCACTCGTCAGACGATGCTTGTTAAGTATCGCTTACAAGATGAAAAGGAGAAAGCCTATTTTTCATCTAATTGGCGAACACTTGTGATTCAAGGAGAATTTGAAGAGCAAGAAGTTGAAGGTGTTAGAAATTTAAATGGATTCGATTATGCTCATTATCTTGAAATAACAAATATCTCTAAGCAAATTAAATTGATACATATTCAATCTATGAAGCAAGAAAAAATTCCGTGGTATCAGCTAAACTGGAAACTTAAGGAATTAAGAAGAGCTTGTATTGTTCACAATCAAAAACAATTTGGTCTGTTAACTCAGAATTACATGAACTCTCTTTTGTTTGGTTTTCAAGATAATACACCAGAAAATTATCAACAAACATGGAAGAAGTTAGGGGTTGCTCATTTATTCAGCTTATCTGGTATGCATATTTATTTCTTTTTAACACTCTTTGATTATATCTTGTTAAGACTATCAATTTGTCGTGATAAAGTTTTTAAACTTAATTTGCTCTTTACTTTCATTTTAGTTAGTTTAACAGGAATGGGTCCTGGAATGGTGCGAGCTGGTTTACAACATGTGATTAAAAGATTAAATCAACGCTTTGAATGGATTCTAAGTCCTCTTGACTGTTGGTCGCTGGCTCTATTTATCAATTGTTTATTTTCACCCTACGTTTTACTTACTGTTGGTGGACAATTAACCTATTATTTAACTTTTTTAATTATAGTTATTTTACCGATTATTGAAAAAATTGAAAATGTTTTTTATCAAGGAATCTTTTTTAATATGTTGCTGTCTACTTTGTCTCTTCCTTTAATTTGGTACTATTTTTATGAATGGAATTTACTTAGCTTTATCGTTAATCTAATACTTGGACCAGTTCTGTTTATAGTTATTATGCCGCTTCTTTTATTATCTTTTCTAACCTCTTTTGTTTTGATTAATAATCATTTTATTTGGTTAGAAAAGATATTAATACTTTTTCAATCAATTGGAAATAAAACCAATGAATTAACTTTATTTAAACAAGTTGTTGGCAAATTACCTTTTTGGTTATTGATTATGCTGATACTTTCTCAGATATTTATATTGATTGAATGGGAGAAAAGAAATAGTTGGCTAAACCGTAAAATTATAGTATTAGGAAGTCTCACATTATTAGTTCCTTTTTCTAAGTATTTAAATCCTTTTGGGACACTTGCAATAGTTGACATAGGTCAGGGAGATAGTATCTTTCTTCAGTTACCATTTCATCAAGGTAATTATCTTCTTGATACAGGTGGAGTGCTAGGTTTTGAAGTTGAAGAATGGCAGAAACGCTCTGATAAAAGAAGTGCTGACTACACAGTTATTCCTTATTTAAAGAGCATGGGAGTTAAAGAGTTGGATACTGTTTTTATTTCTCATGCTCATGAAGATCATTTTGGTGACTTAGACCGAATAGGCGAATCAATCGATGTTAAATCAATTTGTTATGGTCCTGGTAGTTATGAACAATCTAATTTTAGGAAATGTTTGGCACTTTCTCAGTTTAAAAGAACTCGGAAAAAGGCAATTACGAATCAAGATAGGTGGCAGAAACATGGAATTAATTTAAATTGTTTATATCCTACTGAAACAGGAGATGGTCAAAATAATGATTCACTTGTTATGATGTTAACGATTAAAGAGAAAAGAATACTTCTAACAGGAGATTTAGAAAAAGAAGGGGAAAATGATCTGATGAATCAAGAGGATATAAACTTGAAAGCAGATATTTTAAAAGCAGGTCATCATGGAAGTAATACATCCAGTCAACCTGATTTTTTAGAAAAAATTTCGCCAAAAATAGCGATTATTTCATGCGGAAAGAATAATAGATACAATCATCCTTCAAAAGAAACGTTAGATAATTTTGGTGAGATATCAACGAAGGTTTATCGTACTGATTTAAACGGGATGATTTATTTTAAATGGTCACTATTTTCAAATTACTTTTCTGAAGCTTTTGTAATGAAATAA
- the holA gene encoding DNA polymerase III subunit delta has product MSLQDELVKIKKQQFKPIYTVIGTETFLIETFKKQLKSSISSEAEDEFNIITFDMTEVELSSVIYEAETVPFFGDYKVIFVENPYFLTGEKKKNELNHDLSLLLAYLENPLSTSIIVFVASYEKLDERKKVVKLLKKESQLVDVSKMTDKTLIPYVKQHIENEGYSIDKQAFERLTYLTDMDLTRIMNELEKLFLLTLSSKSITKNDVESLIPKSLEHNIFDLNQYVIGNRTDEALNLYHDLLVSGEETIKIISILLGQIRLLLQVKILLDMNYQQSNITDTLKIHPYRVKLAVQQCKSLSFKQLGEMFDELIEMDFNIKTGKIEKELAFELFLLKKR; this is encoded by the coding sequence ATGTCGTTACAAGATGAACTAGTAAAAATAAAGAAACAACAGTTTAAGCCTATCTATACTGTGATAGGAACAGAAACTTTCTTAATTGAAACTTTTAAAAAGCAATTGAAAAGCTCGATATCAAGTGAAGCTGAAGATGAATTTAATATTATTACTTTTGATATGACAGAGGTAGAATTATCATCAGTTATTTATGAAGCTGAGACAGTTCCTTTTTTTGGGGATTATAAAGTTATTTTTGTTGAAAATCCTTATTTTTTAACAGGAGAAAAAAAGAAAAATGAATTAAATCATGATTTATCTTTATTACTAGCTTATTTGGAGAATCCATTATCAACAAGCATAATAGTCTTTGTTGCTAGCTACGAAAAATTGGATGAACGAAAAAAAGTGGTTAAGTTGTTGAAGAAGGAAAGTCAGCTTGTTGATGTTAGCAAAATGACGGATAAAACACTGATTCCTTATGTGAAACAGCACATAGAAAATGAAGGTTATTCTATTGATAAACAAGCTTTTGAAAGATTAACTTATTTAACAGATATGGATTTAACAAGAATTATGAATGAGTTAGAGAAACTCTTCTTATTAACTCTATCATCAAAGAGTATTACTAAAAACGATGTTGAATCATTAATTCCTAAATCTTTAGAACATAATATTTTTGATTTAAATCAATATGTTATTGGTAATAGGACAGATGAAGCTCTTAATCTATATCATGATTTATTAGTGAGTGGAGAAGAGACCATTAAAATAATATCAATACTTTTAGGCCAAATTAGGTTGTTATTACAAGTCAAAATATTGCTAGATATGAATTACCAGCAAAGTAATATTACTGATACACTGAAAATTCATCCATACCGTGTTAAATTAGCGGTTCAGCAATGTAAGAGTCTATCCTTTAAACAATTAGGTGAGATGTTTGATGAATTAATTGAAATGGATTTTAATATTAAAACCGGAAAAATCGAAAAAGAACTTGCTTTCGAGTTATTCTTATTGAAAAAAAGATAA
- the rpsT gene encoding 30S ribosomal protein S20, which produces MPNIESAIKRVRTSEKSNEANSAKMSKMRTAMKNFEKAVEANADNQQELLVAATREIDIVSAKGLIHQNKANREKSRLAKKLAK; this is translated from the coding sequence ATGCCAAACATCGAATCTGCTATCAAACGCGTTCGCACTAGTGAAAAATCAAATGAAGCTAACTCTGCAAAAATGAGTAAAATGCGTACTGCTATGAAAAATTTTGAAAAAGCTGTAGAAGCTAATGCTGATAACCAACAAGAATTATTAGTTGCTGCTACTAGAGAAATTGATATAGTCTCTGCAAAAGGACTTATTCATCAAAATAAAGCTAACCGTGAAAAATCTCGTTTAGCCAAAAAATTAGCTAAATAA
- a CDS encoding DegV family protein produces the protein MLVDSGMDTPPELIEKGGIFVAPLNIIYSDGIYMDKIEITANEIYERLDEEVPKTSLPSISYVQQLIEEIKAAGYEKIVCVTISSGLSGTHNALRLTLEEHPEIESFIVDTKSIGIGAGIQAAYLKHEIENGKTFEELKKIAIHLPEKGHVFFSFPTLEYLKKGGRIGLVSSVLGTALNLNPIITCNEDGIYYTFSKARGRRKSLKKMVDAIEKSVNHVSSYDLAVTYGTDKEEALKMVEEMKSKFPNYRHFYMVEVSPVLGAHSGPGAIGVSMLAI, from the coding sequence ATGCTTGTAGATTCTGGAATGGATACACCACCAGAATTAATTGAAAAAGGTGGTATTTTTGTTGCACCTCTTAATATTATCTACTCTGATGGTATTTACATGGATAAAATTGAAATTACAGCTAACGAAATTTACGAACGACTAGATGAAGAAGTGCCTAAAACATCTCTTCCAAGTATCTCTTATGTACAACAATTAATAGAAGAAATTAAAGCTGCTGGTTATGAAAAAATAGTCTGTGTCACAATCTCAAGCGGTTTAAGTGGTACTCATAACGCTCTACGTTTAACACTTGAAGAACATCCTGAAATCGAAAGCTTCATTGTAGATACTAAAAGTATTGGGATTGGTGCAGGTATTCAAGCAGCATACCTTAAACATGAAATTGAAAATGGTAAAACCTTTGAAGAACTAAAAAAAATAGCTATTCATCTTCCAGAAAAAGGACATGTTTTCTTTAGTTTTCCAACTTTAGAGTATTTGAAAAAAGGTGGAAGAATCGGTTTAGTCAGCTCTGTTTTAGGAACAGCTTTAAACCTAAATCCTATTATCACTTGTAATGAAGATGGCATTTACTATACTTTTAGTAAAGCTCGCGGAAGAAGAAAAAGCTTAAAGAAGATGGTCGATGCTATTGAAAAGAGTGTAAACCATGTTTCTTCTTACGACCTTGCTGTAACTTACGGAACAGATAAAGAAGAAGCTTTAAAAATGGTTGAAGAAATGAAATCAAAATTTCCAAATTATCGTCATTTCTATATGGTTGAAGTCAGCCCTGTTCTAGGTGCCCACTCAGGCCCTGGAGCCATCGGTGTGTCAATGTTAGCAATTTAA
- a CDS encoding DUF1836 domain-containing protein, with protein MNNILEDGNWELELLAFTLPRWDELPDIEIYMDQLVKIVDKYTQPLLLDHTKALTPSMINNYVKLKLVPKPYKKKYGKNHLARVLVITILKQAFEIPAIRNGIELKIDATNAKEAYNLFCEHLESTIECFLVEENKSVTINDIKRDYDPIQMACTTFIAKLITEKHLDDILKETITTGEK; from the coding sequence ATGAATAATATTCTAGAAGATGGCAATTGGGAATTAGAGCTGCTAGCTTTCACTCTTCCCAGATGGGATGAATTACCTGATATTGAGATTTACATGGATCAATTAGTTAAGATTGTCGATAAATACACTCAACCACTACTTCTTGATCATACTAAAGCTCTAACACCATCAATGATTAATAACTATGTCAAACTAAAACTAGTTCCAAAACCATATAAAAAAAAATATGGAAAAAATCATTTAGCACGAGTGCTTGTCATCACCATTTTAAAGCAAGCCTTCGAAATTCCTGCCATCAGAAATGGTATTGAATTAAAAATTGATGCTACTAACGCTAAAGAGGCCTATAACCTTTTCTGCGAACATTTGGAAAGTACGATTGAATGTTTTCTTGTTGAGGAAAATAAATCAGTAACGATTAATGACATCAAACGAGACTATGATCCAATTCAAATGGCCTGCACAACTTTTATCGCTAAATTAATTACTGAGAAACATTTGGATGATATTTTAAAAGAAACTATTACAACGGGGGAAAAATAA
- a CDS encoding heavy metal translocating P-type ATPase, which yields MRLLKEKSSMISTIICGLLMIAGLYNQKTGGTIYPYLFIIGMIIGGFHQTKDGIIDTIEDKHLNVDLLMALAAIGASMIQYYFEGIMLTFIFSLSGSLEEFTTNKSKKEIESLMEIQPENAFLLNENGQTTEVPVKDLKIGDTLLVPKGASVPIDGQLLTNYASIDEAAITGESIPRDKNLNDNLFAGTINIGNSLKMTVSKESKDTLFSKIIQLVDDAQNTPSKTASFLTNFENIYVKAVLVLVPLAILIPYFFFGWTWSESFYRGMVLLVVASPCALVASATPATLAAISHGAKNGVLFKGGIYLEALADLKAITFDKTGTITKGVPVVTDEFFITDEKELAIDMLTAIETESTHPLANAITSKYAPLISEKRSLEVNDITGSGMLGREQENEWKVGNVEFVTTEPMTSDLVAQTEKWQEEGKTVIYFSKNNKIIAFFGLLDVPKQDAVETIKYFEDNGIETTMLTGDHSRTANAVAKMIDIDHVIADCLPEDKTTFIKEQKEKLGTNAMIGDGVNDAPALANASIGIAMGQGTDIAIDVADIVLMKDDLEKLAVSHQLSLKLKRIVTQNIVFSLSVIAILIISNFFQVINLPLGVIGHEGSTILVILNGLRMLRKLPIERKMEKQKLEKSESYSSFQEQLSH from the coding sequence ATGAGACTATTAAAAGAGAAAAGCAGTATGATCTCAACCATTATTTGTGGACTATTAATGATTGCAGGTCTTTACAACCAAAAAACCGGTGGTACTATTTACCCTTATTTGTTTATCATCGGTATGATCATCGGAGGTTTCCATCAAACAAAAGATGGTATTATTGATACCATTGAGGACAAACATTTGAATGTCGATTTATTGATGGCTCTTGCAGCTATCGGAGCTAGCATGATTCAATACTATTTTGAAGGAATCATGTTAACGTTTATCTTCTCATTAAGTGGATCTTTAGAAGAATTCACAACCAATAAAAGTAAAAAAGAAATTGAAAGTTTAATGGAGATTCAACCTGAAAATGCTTTTTTATTAAATGAGAATGGTCAAACAACTGAAGTACCTGTTAAAGATTTAAAAATTGGTGACACATTACTTGTTCCCAAAGGTGCTAGTGTCCCTATTGACGGCCAGTTACTAACAAATTATGCTTCTATTGATGAAGCTGCTATAACAGGTGAATCAATTCCCAGAGATAAAAATCTAAATGATAATCTCTTTGCAGGTACAATTAACATTGGAAATTCATTGAAAATGACTGTTTCTAAAGAATCAAAAGACACTCTTTTCAGTAAAATCATTCAGTTAGTTGATGACGCTCAAAATACCCCTTCAAAAACTGCTAGTTTCCTGACAAACTTTGAGAATATTTATGTTAAAGCAGTTTTAGTTTTAGTTCCTTTAGCAATTCTAATTCCTTATTTCTTTTTTGGATGGACATGGAGTGAAAGTTTTTACCGAGGAATGGTTCTACTCGTTGTAGCTTCCCCTTGTGCTTTGGTTGCATCAGCTACACCAGCAACCTTAGCCGCTATATCTCACGGTGCTAAAAATGGTGTTTTATTTAAAGGCGGTATTTATCTTGAAGCTTTAGCTGATTTAAAAGCAATTACTTTTGACAAAACAGGAACAATCACTAAAGGAGTACCTGTTGTGACGGATGAATTCTTTATTACAGATGAGAAAGAGCTTGCAATTGACATGCTGACAGCTATTGAAACAGAATCAACCCATCCTTTAGCAAATGCAATCACTTCTAAATACGCTCCCTTAATTTCTGAAAAGAGAAGCTTAGAAGTTAACGATATTACTGGATCTGGTATGTTAGGTAGAGAACAAGAAAACGAATGGAAAGTTGGAAATGTTGAGTTTGTTACTACTGAACCAATGACTTCTGACTTAGTTGCTCAAACAGAAAAATGGCAAGAAGAAGGAAAAACTGTTATTTATTTCAGTAAGAATAATAAAATTATTGCTTTCTTTGGTTTACTTGATGTTCCTAAACAAGACGCAGTTGAAACGATTAAATATTTTGAAGACAACGGGATCGAAACAACTATGTTAACTGGGGATCATTCGAGAACTGCCAACGCTGTTGCTAAAATGATCGATATCGATCATGTGATTGCTGATTGTTTACCTGAAGACAAAACGACTTTTATTAAAGAACAAAAAGAAAAATTGGGAACAAATGCTATGATTGGTGATGGCGTTAATGATGCTCCGGCTCTTGCTAATGCTTCAATAGGTATTGCAATGGGACAAGGAACTGACATCGCAATTGATGTTGCTGATATTGTTTTAATGAAAGATGACTTAGAAAAATTAGCAGTCAGCCATCAGCTATCATTAAAACTAAAACGAATTGTCACTCAAAATATTGTATTCTCTCTTTCAGTCATCGCTATCTTAATAATCTCAAACTTTTTCCAAGTTATTAATTTACCTCTAGGTGTTATTGGGCATGAAGGTAGTACAATTTTAGTTATTCTAAATGGACTGAGAATGCTTAGAAAATTACCTATCGAAAGAAAAATGGAAAAACAAAAATTAGAAAAATCTGAATCATATAGTTCTTTTCAAGAACAACTAAGCCACTAA
- a CDS encoding undecaprenyl-diphosphate phosphatase gives MDFINILKVIFLGVVEGITEWLPISSTGHLILVDEFIKLNASADFKEMFNVVIQLGAIMAVVVLYFSKLNPFSSTKTAGQKKATWVLWFKVALASIPAGVLGLLFDDFLEEHFHSFLPVAIMLILYGVLFIIVENRNKGKEPTTFTLGTLSYQTAFIIGLFQVLSLIPGTSRSGATIIGAILIGCSRYVAAEFTFFLGIPVMFGASGYKIYKFLKIGNSFDMTQTVLLLLGSIVAFVVSIIAIKFLMNYIKKNDFKVFGWYRIALGVIIIAYWLIVK, from the coding sequence ATGGATTTTATTAATATTTTAAAAGTAATTTTTCTTGGGGTTGTAGAAGGTATTACCGAATGGCTCCCTATTAGTAGTACTGGCCATTTAATTTTAGTAGATGAATTTATCAAGTTGAATGCCTCTGCTGATTTTAAAGAGATGTTTAATGTTGTTATTCAATTAGGCGCAATCATGGCAGTTGTTGTTCTTTACTTCAGTAAACTAAACCCATTCTCATCAACGAAGACAGCTGGTCAAAAGAAAGCTACTTGGGTACTTTGGTTTAAAGTTGCTCTTGCTTCAATTCCTGCTGGTGTTTTAGGTTTACTTTTTGATGATTTTTTAGAAGAGCATTTCCATAGTTTTTTACCCGTTGCTATTATGCTCATTCTTTACGGTGTCCTATTCATTATCGTTGAGAACAGAAATAAAGGAAAAGAACCTACTACGTTTACTTTAGGAACACTAAGCTACCAAACAGCTTTTATTATTGGACTATTCCAAGTACTTTCTTTAATTCCAGGTACATCTCGTTCAGGTGCAACTATTATCGGAGCCATTTTAATTGGCTGTTCTAGATACGTGGCTGCTGAATTCACCTTCTTTTTAGGAATTCCAGTTATGTTTGGAGCTAGCGGTTATAAAATCTATAAGTTTTTAAAAATTGGAAATTCATTTGATATGACACAAACCGTTCTCCTACTATTAGGAAGCATTGTTGCCTTTGTTGTTTCAATTATCGCTATTAAATTCTTAATGAATTACATTAAGAAAAATGACTTTAAGGTATTCGGTTGGTATCGAATTGCGCTTGGAGTTATCATCATAGCTTACTGGCTTATTGTTAAATAA